One Heptranchias perlo isolate sHepPer1 unplaced genomic scaffold, sHepPer1.hap1 HAP1_SCAFFOLD_43, whole genome shotgun sequence genomic window carries:
- the LOC137312639 gene encoding histone H2A-like: MSGRGKTGGKARAKAKSRSSRAGLQFPVGRVHRLLRKGNYAERVGAGAPVYLAAVLEYLTAEILELAGNAARDNKKTRIIPRHLQLAIRNDEELNKLLGRVTIAQGGVLPNIQAVLLPKKTSNVSSKSK, encoded by the coding sequence atgtctggaagaggaaaaaccggcgggaaagctcgggccaaggccaagtctcgctcatcccgggccggactgcagttccctgtgggccgtgttcacaggctcctgcgaaaggggaactatgctgaacgtgtgggtgccggagccccggtctatctggctgctgtgctcgagtatctgacggctgaaatcctcgagctggccggcaacgcggcccgcgacaacaagaagacccgcatcatccccagacacctgcagctggccatccgcaacgacgaggagctcaacaagctgctggggcgGGTGACCATCgcccagggcggggtgctgcctaatatccaggccgtgctgctgccgaagaaaaccagcaatgtgagctccaagagcaagtaa